Sequence from the Deinococcus radiotolerans genome:
GCTTGAGGCCCAGCAGCGAGCGGTCCATCAGCTCCGCGGTGTGATCTGACAGGAGGGCCAGGAGCAGGTCCAGCTGCCGCCGCGCCTGCAGGACGGGCGAGGGCATGCCGCGCCCCTGGCGGTTCCACCAGCGGGTCCACTCGCCGTGCTCGTTCACGCTGACCTGCCCCGCCACGCTCTTGCTCTCCACGATCAGCAGGCCGAAGCGGTGCAGGATCAGGTGGTCAAGCTGCGCGACCTCACCGCGGCGTTCCAGGCGCAGGTTGTGGAACACGAACTTGCGGGGGTCCTCCGCGAAGGCGCGCTTCAGGTAGTGGGCCATCTGACGTTCCGCCTCGAACCCGGCGCGGCGCAGTGGGTCGGCGTGATCCTGCGGTTCGAGTTCCTTGACGATCATGCCTGTACGCTAGCGCGCCGAGGAAACTGGACGCTGAAAAACCGCCCGGGGACGCGCGAAGTTTTACACAGTTTCCTCGGCGCGCCAGATGTCCTGCGGGGTTTCGCGCCGGCGGATGACCGTCCAGGCGCCCGCGTCGTGCAGCACCTCGGCGGGGCGGGCGCGGGTGAGGTAATTGCTGCTCATGGCCGCGCCGTACGCCCCGGCCTCGTGAATGGCGAGCAGGTCGCCGGGCTGCGGCTGCGGCAGGGTCAGGTCGCGGGCCAGCAGGTCGCCGCTCTCGCAGGCGGGCCCAGCGAGATCCCAGGTGTCCGTGCCCGCGCGCGTCCAGAGGGGCGTGACGGGGTGCTGCGCGCCGTACAGCATGGGGCGCAGCAGTTCGGTCATGCCGGCGTCCACCAGCACGAAGTTCCGGCCGGTGCGTTTGGTGCCGACCACCTGCGTCAGGAGGGTGCCCGCCTGCGCCACGAGGTACCGGCCCGGTTCGACCCACAGCTGCGCGCCGAACGTGGCGGCGGCGGCGTGGGCTTCGCGGGCAATGCCGTGTAGGTCGGCGCCCAGGCCCCAGCCGCCCCCGGCGTCGAGCACGTCCAGGGGGCCGGTGTCGGCGCGCAGTTCACCGAGGCGGTGGAAGGCCGCCGTGAAGTCGTGCGCGTCGCGGATGGCGCTGCCGATGTGCACGTGCAGGCCCAGGGCGGTGTGCCCGGCGGCGCGCAGGGCGTCCAGCACGCGGGGGGCCTGGTCCAGCGTGACGCCGAACTTGCTGCCGGCGGCGCCCGTGGCGAGGTGGTCGTGCGTGCTGACGTTCAGGGCGGGGTTCACGCGCACCAGCGCGCGCGAGGCGGGGGGCAGCAGCTGCACTTCCTCCTCGCGGTCGATGATGAACGTGGCGCCGAGTTGCGCGCCGGTGGCGTACTCGCCGGGCGTCTTGGCGGGGCCGTTCACGAGGATGCGGTCCCCAGCCGCGCCGATATGGGCGGCGCGGGCGAGTTCCCCGGCGCTGACGCACTCAAAACCCACGCCCTGGGCGTGCAGGCGGCGCAGCAGGGTCAGGTTGGGGTTGGCTTTCATGGCGTAGTACACGCGGGCGTCCCCGAAGGCGGCGCGGACGCGGGCCAGGGCGGCGTCGAGTTCGGCGGCGTCGTACACGTACAGGGGCGTGCCGTGCTGCTGCGCGGCCGCGCGGAGGTCGTCGGGCGTGAGGCTCATGCGGGCGAGTGTAGCGGGCGCGGCGGGCTTGACGCAGAGTCAGTGGTCGGCCCAAACTGGTCAGACCACTGACCACTCTGCACGACTGGAGGTTCGCATGCCTGAGCCCACCCCACCGAGTCCACCTCCCCTGCGGCCCGCCCTGCACGCCGAGGACACCCTCCTGTCCCGCCTGCTGGACGGCACGTACCCGCCCGGCAGCACCCTGCCCGCCGAGCGCGACCTCGCCGCCCAGCTGGGCGTGACCCGCCCTACCCTGCGCGAGGCCCTGCAACGCCTGGAACGCGACGGCCTGCTGGAGATCCGGCAGGGCAAACCCACCCGCGTCCTCCACCCGCACGAGGGCGGCCTGCGCGTCCTGGCCCACCTCTCCCGGCACGGGGACCTGCGCGGGCTGGTCCCGGACCTGCTGGACCTGCGCGCCGCGCTGCTGCCTTACTGGGTCGCGCAGACCGCCGCGCGTGACCCGGCCACGCTCCGCGAGCACCTCGGCGCGCCACCCGCCGAGTCCACGGACCCGGCCCTGCCCGTCACCTTCGCCACGTTCGACTGGACGTTCCAGACGCTGGCCGCGCAGGGCAGCGGGAACGCCCTGGCCCCGCTGCTGCTGGGCGCCTTCCACGAGGTCTACGCCCGCGCGGGCGCAATCTACTTCAGTGACGCCACGCGCCGCGAACGCTCCCGCGAGCACTACCGGGCGCTGCACGCCGCGCTCCCGCTGGGCGCCGCCACAGCCGGGCACGTGGCGCGCACCACCAGCCTGGACAGCCTGACCCTGTGGGAGGCGCGCGGTGTTTGACCTGATCCGCGCCGCGATCCCCGTGTTCCTGCTGTCCCTGCTGATCGAGTGGGCCGCGTACCGCCACCTGAACCACGACCATGATCACGAGGGGGCGCACGAGCACTACGGGTACGAGACGCGCGACACCCTGACCAGCCTGAGCATGGGCATCGGGAACGTCCTGATCAACCTCGTCTGGAAGGGCGTCGTCGTGACCGTGTACGCCGCGCTGTACCGCCTCACGCCGCTGCGCCTGCCGCAGGACGCGTGGTGGGTGTGGGCGCTGCTGTTCTTCGCGGACGATTACGCGTACTACTGGTACCACCGCGTCAGCCACAAGGTCCGCCTGTTCTGGGCGAGCCACATCGTGCATCACTCCAGCCAGCACTACAACCTGTCCACCGCGCTGCGGCAGACCTGGGTGCCCATGACCGCCCTGCCCTTCTGGCTGATCCTGCCGCTGCTGGGCTTCGCGCCGTGGATGGTGCTGCTCGCGCAGGCCTGGAATCTCCTGTACCAGTTCTTCGTGCACACCGAACGCGTGGGCCGCCTGCCCGCCCCCATTGAGTATGTGCTGAACACGCCCAGCCATCACCGCGCGCACCACGGCAGCAACCGCATCTACCTCGACCGGAACTACGGCGGCATCCTGATCCTGTGGGACCGCCTGCACGGCACGTTCCGCGCCGAGACCGAACCGGTTCGCTACGGCCTGACCCGCAACATTGACACGTTCCAGCCCGTGCAGGTCGCCTTCCACGAGTTCAGGGACCTGTGGCGCGACGTGCGCGCCGCCCGCACCTGGCGCGACCGCTGGGGTTACGCGTTCGGCCCGCCCGGCTGGCACCCCAGGCGCAGACGCCGCACATAGCCCCACAGCGCAGGCTGGGCCGCGCCTTCCTCCGACCTCGTTCCCACGCTCTCAATTGCCGCGCGCGTCACCGCCCGTTCAGGGGCCGGGTGGTAAGCTGCGCGGCTGTATGAGCGCCCCTGCCTCCGCCCCCACGACCATCCCCTCCCCTGCCGCCACTGCGGGGGAACGGGTGCTGTGCGCCATGTCCGGCGGCGTGGATTCGTCCGTCACGGCGGCCCTGCTGAAAGACCAGGGATACCAGGTGGTGGGCGCCATGATGCGCTTCTGGCCGGACGACAAGCGCACCGACACCTTCGACTCGTGCTGTTCCCCGGACGCGGCGTACGAGGCGCGGCGCGTGGCTGAACAGGTGGGCGTGCCGTTCTACCTGCTGGACTACCGCGAGCAGTTCCAGCGGCACATCGTCGGCCCGTTCATTGACGAGTACAGCAAGGGCCGCACGCCGAACCCCTGCGTGAACTGCAACACCAAGGTGAAGTTCGACGAACTGGTGAAGAAAGCCAAGATGCTCGGTTGCCGCTACGTCGCCACCGGGCACTACGTCAAGCGCGTGGAGAACGCGCGCGGCGAGGTGGAATTCCATCGGGGCGACGATCCCCGCAAGGATCAGACGTACTTCCTGTGGGGTACCCCGCGGGACGCGCTGCCGTACATCCTCTTCCCCGTGGGCGAGCTGGAAAAAACCCGCGTGCGCAAAATCGCTGCGGAACGCGGCCTGCTGACCGCGCAGAAACCCGAGAGTCAGAACATCTGCTTCGTGCCCGGCAAGGTGCAGGACTTCGTGGCCGAGCACATCCCACAGGCGCAGGGCTTCATCCGCGAGATCAGCACCGGCGAGGTCGTCGGGGAGCACCTGGGCACGCAGTTCTACACGCTGGGCCAGAAGAAGGGCCTGGGCCTGTACCAGTCGCACCGCGTGCGGCACGTCGTGCACCTGGCGCCCGACACGAACACCGTCTGGGTGGGCGATTACGACGACTGCCTGTGGACCGGCCTGAAGGCGCAGAGTGCCAACTACCTGATCGACCTGACCGACCTTCCGCAGGAACTGGAGGTGCAGGTCCGCTACCGCACCGCGCCCGTCAAGGCCCGCGTGGTCCGCGCCGACGAGAACGGCTTCGAACTGGCCTTCCAGGACCCGCAGTTCGCGGTCGCGCCCGGCCAGAGCGCCGTGCTGTACGCCGGACCGCGCCTGCTGGGCGGCGGCCTGATTGAGGACCACGTCCCCGCGCTGCCCGAACCGAAAGCCCCGCCGAAGAAACGCCCAGCTGTGCTGCTGTCCTGAATGCTGGAGCTGGTGCGCCGGGTTCAGGCGGCCCTGCTGGACCGGGAGGGCCTCTCGCCCGGCGCCCTGGCCGACCTGCTGGTTGACCTGCGGCAGGAGGTTCAGGGACTGCCCTTCGGCGTCCCAGACGCTGATGACCTGCCGCGCGAGGCGTACCGCGACCTGCGCGCCCGCATCGCCCGGGCGTGGCCGGAACTCGGCTTCTACGACCCGGCCACCGGACGCGCCCTGAGCACCTGCGACCTTCCCGCAGAGATCGGCGACGCGCTGGACGACCTGACGGACCTCGCCCTCGACCTGGACACCGCCCTCGCGCTGGCCGACACGGACGAGGCCGATGCGCTGGCGTGGCTGCGCTTCTCACACGACGCCCACTGGGGCGACCACGTGCAGGACGTCACGCGGCACCTGCGCTGGCTGGACTAGACCCGCCTGCTCAGCACGGGCACGAGCATCTCCTGGGCGGTCCAGCCGCCGTGCAGGCCGAGCATGGGGGCGGGGCTGGTGGGGCGGCGGATGGCGTACCCGGGGTGCGGGATGGCGATCAGGTCGCCCACGCGCGGGCGGAAGCGGGCCTCAGCGTGCGCGGGTGGGCCGAGCAGGCCGCCGGTCCAGGCGTCGTCGGCGCTCAGGAGGGTGGCGTGCGGGGCCAGCAGTGCCGCGATCTCGGCGTGGTGCCCGGGCTGGGGGCGCAGGTACGCGGCGCGTTCCTCTCCGGCGACGGGGCTGCGCAGCAGCAACTTCATGACCTTCTTCGTGATGACGTCCACGTAGCCCTCTGGCGGCTGGGCGCTCTGGCCGTGGTCGGCGGTGAGGACGACCAGCGTGTCGCCGGTCCTGGGCAGCGCGGTCAGGAGGTCCGCGACGATGCGGTCGGTGCGGCGCAGTTCGGCGTACGCCTCCGGGCTGTCGGGGCCGGAGCCGTGGCAGATCAGGTCGTATTCCGGGAAATACACCAGCGTGTACGACGGCTGCCCCGGCTGGACGGTCGCGGCGGTCAGTTCTGGCGCTTCCTCTGGCTGCGCGTAGGGGTGGTACTCGGCGCCGTCGCAAGCCCAGCGGGTCAGGACACTGTGCTGGTACGCGGCTGGCATGATGACGTGCGCGGCGACGCCCCGGTCACGCACCTGGCGGTACAGGGACGGTACGGCAGCCAGGAATCCCGCGTCCGTCAGGGGGGTGTGAGTGTACACGTCGTACAGGCGAATGAGGTTCACGACCGCCTGCACCTCGTCCAGCCAGACGGTCAGGCCCAGGTAGCCGTGCTCGGCGGGCGCGCGGGCGGTATGCAGGGTGGTCAGGGCGGCCATGGTGGTGCTGGGGAACACGCTGGTGACCGGGCCGGGTGCCGGGGTCAGGGCGGCCAGGGTGGGCGCGTCCCCACGCAGGACCGCGTCCTGAAGCTGCCCGGCGCCCAGGGCGTCCACGACGATCAGGATGACGTGCTGCGCGCCCCCCAGCGGCAGCGGGTGGCGGTACGGCGCGTGCGGGGTGGGCACGCCGAGGTGCGCGCCGAGCGTCGCAGCGAGGTTCAGGACGCTGCCACCCGCGTAGTCGGGCCGGACGGCATGCGGGGGCAGGTGCATGGGTGAGGATAGCCGCCAGGGCCGGGAGGAGACCTTGAGCCTTCGTTCAGTGCCTGGCCGCGCGTGGCAGGAACGCCCCGGTGCGCGCGCGGTACGCAGCGTGGTCGGGGTGCAGCCTGGCCAGCGCGTCGTCCTCGATGCGGGCCTTGTGCCGCAGCAGTCCCGCGAGCAGCAGGGTGGCCGTGACCCTGGTCCGCCCACCCCGCGCGACCGTCCAGCCGCCCGCCAGCAGGAGCAGCGCCGCGTAGATGGGGTGCCGCACGAGGCGGTACGGGCCGCGCTGCACGAGCACGCCGCCTCTGACAGGCGTGGGCAGCGGAGTGAGGTGACGGCCCAGGGCCCGTCCACTCCAGATGAGCAGGACCAGCCCACCCACGCTCAGCGCCCCGCCGGCTACCTGAACGGACCGGGGCCGACGCCTCCCGCGACGCCCGCCGGTCAGGATGGCGGCCAGCAGCGTGAACTGCGCGGCCACCAACGCCCGGTCACGGTTCACGCGGATTTCCTCCGGTTCGATGACCATCCGGAACGACGCCGGATGATCAACGGCACTCCCGAAATCCATTCCACACCTCCTCTGCTGGCGCAGCTCTGCGAGTCGCATCCGCTCGGGTGGACAGGTTCTGCGCCCGTGTGCACCGGAGTCCTTCCTCAGTACGTGCGTCCGGCGGTGACGCGCCCGTCGGGTTCGTGACCCTGTTGCAGGTCGATCAGGAAGTCGCGGGTCAGGTGGGCGCCGCGCGTGACGAGGTCGGTGGTGGTGCTGGCGATGTGCGGCGTGAGGATCACGTTCGGCTGCGCCCAGAGCGGGTGCTCTGCGGGGAGGGGTTCGGGGTCGGTGACGTCCAGCACCGCGCCGCCCAGTTGCCCGTCCTCTAGGGCGGCGAGGAGGTCATCCGTGACGATCAGGTTGCCGCGGCCGACGTTCACGAGCCACGCGCAGCGCTTCAGGCCGCGCAGGGTCCCTTCGTTCACGATGCCGCGCGTGTCCGGGGTGCTGGGGAGGAGCAGCACGACCCAGTCCGCCTGGGCAAGCAGCTCGTCGCGTTCGTCTGAGGGCGTGGTGCTGCGGATGCCGTATACGTGCGCGCCGTGGGGGGCCAGGAGTTCTTCGAGGTGCCGGCCGATGTGCCCGTGGCCCCACAGGACGACGTTCGCGCCGTCCAGGGTGGTCAGGGCGGACTGGCTGGGCAGGGCGGGGGCGTCCCAGTGGTGGCGGTGCTGCGCGTCCCGGAAGCGGTGCAGGCCGCGCGCGGCGGCGAGCATGCCGGTCAGGGCGTGCACGGCCACGGCGCGGTCGTGCAGGCGGCTGGCGTTGAACAGGGCCACGCCGGGCGGCAGGTGGGCCTGCACGTGGTCGATTCCGGCGGTGAGGGTCAGCACCCACTGCAATCCGGGTGTGGCGAGCAGGGCGGTGCGGGTGGCCGCGTCGGTCAGCCACAGCACGGCGCCGTCGGCCTCACCGTCGGGCACGTGGCCGCGCCGGTAGTGGTCGAAGGTCACGCCGGGCACGCCGCGCTCGTCGTGTTGACTCAGGGCGCGGAACTCGGGCAGGTCGGGCAGCAGGACGCGCATGCGTCTATTCTGACCCGCCGGGGGCGTGCGCGGCGAGCCATTCGGACCGGGTGAGTTCCATGTGCACGTCGGTGCGGCCGTCGCGTTCGGTGCGGTGCACCTCGCGGAACCCGCAGGCGTGGAAGGCCCGCTGGGCGCGGCGGTTGTGGCCGAAGGTGGTCAGGCGGATGCGGTTCAGGGTGGGGTCGCGCTGCGTGAACGCCCAGCGCAGCAGCGCCTGCACGGCCTCGCGCCCGTAGCCCTGGCCCCACAGGCTGGGTACGCCGATCATGACGCCCAGCGTGGCGGTGGTGGGGGTCAGGGGCGGTGAGGGCCGCAGGTCGTACAGTTCGGCGCTGCCGATCAGCGTGCCGTGTTCGTCCAGGATCCCGAAGCCGTAGCGTTCGCCGGTGCGTTCCTCGTCCTGCATGATGCGCCGGAACAGGAAGCCGGGCAGGCGGATGGGTTTGGCGTCGTTCCAGTCGGCCAGTTCACGGTCGCGGAAGAAGCCGTGCAGGGCGCGCCACTCGGGCGGCGTGAAGTCCAGCAGGGGTTTGAGGGTGACGCGGGGCTTGAGGGGGTCGGTCATGCGCGTCAGCTCTGAAGGGGCCCCAGGGCGCGGGTCACGTCCCGCGTGAGGCGGTCGAGGTGGAAGGCGTCCCCCTCGGCCCGCTCGACCTGCCGGGTCTGGGGGTTCACGATGAGCAGGGCCAGCAGCTCGCCGTCCGCGTGGCGGATGTTCACGCCGGGGTGACCGTCCAGCGCGGCGCGGTCGGGGGCGGGCAGCAGCGTCCAGGCGGGGTCGCGACTGGTCAGGCCCAGGTGCGCGCTGGGCAGGCGGTGCTGGCGCAGCTGCGCGTCCAGCCAGTGCAGCGCGCCGGGCGTGCCGCCGATCAGGCCCTGCTCGATGTTCGGGCGGGACTGGTTGTAGCGGATGGGGCGGCCGTCGCGGCGGCGCAGGTCGCCCCCGGCGGCGCGCAGCAGGGCGTGCCCAGCGGCGATGTCCCATTCGCTGCGGGGGGACATGGTGAAGGTCGCGTCGGCCTGCGCGGCGGCCAGCCGCGCGAGCTTCAGGGCGATGCTGCCGCTGGGTTTCATGCCGGTCAGGCCGGACCGGTGCAGTTCCCGCCCGTGCTCGGTGTCCGAGACCGCGATGCGCCAGTCCGGCCCGGCAGAGGGTGCGGGGACGGGCTGGCCGTTCAGGGTGACGCCGCGCCCGACCACGCCACTGAACAGCTCGTCGGTGTCGGGGGCGTACACGACGCCCAACACGGGCTCGCCGCCCACGGCCAGGCCGATGCTCACGCAGTAGTCCGGCAGGCCGGTCGAGTACTCCTTCGTGCCGTCGATGGGATCGACGATCCAGACCCGCGCGGCACTCAGGCGGTCCTGGCGGTCCTCCTCCTCCTCGGACAGCAGGCCGTCCAGGGTGAACACCTGGGCCAGGCGGGTCATGATCAGCGTGGACGCCTCGCGGTCGGCGGCGGTGACGGGGTCGTCGGCGCTGGTCTTGTGTTCCACGGTCAGGCCCCGGCGCAGGTGTTCGCGCAGCAGCTCACCGGCCTCGCGCGCCAGGTCCTGGGCCAGCGCGAGTTCCGCGTGCAGGTCGGAGGGGGTCGTCATGACCCCGAGCATAGCCTGCGCCCCGGCTCTCACCGCGCGGCCCGCTTCAGCGCGGGCGCAGCAGCGCCGCCGAGGGGCACAGGTCGGCCAGCACGCACGCGCCGCAGCGCGGGTGGCGGCTGAGGCACACCTCGCGCCCGTGCCGGACGCCTGCAACGTGCAGGCGCAGCCGCTCGGGGGTGGTGCGCGGCACGGCCGCGTCGAACCAGCGCTCCACCCGCGCGGCCGTCCAGGGGTCCGGCACCCACTCCAGCCGCCGGGCCAGCCGGTCCAGGTTCCCTTCGACGGGCATGGCGGGCCGGTGCAGGTCAAAGAGGAGCGTCAGGCTGGCCGTGTGCCGGCCCACGCCGGGCAGGGCTTCCAGGGCCGCGCGGGCGTCATCGTCACTCAGGTCCGCGAGGTGCTCCAGGCTGAGTGGGCCGTCCTCTTCGGGCCCGGCCAGGGCGCTCAGGATGCCATGCACGCTGGCGGCCTTACTGCGGTGCAGGCCGCCGCCCGCGCCGCGCAGGGTGTCCTCGATGCCGTCCGGGCCATCGAGGAGCGCCGCCTCCCACTGGGGGTAGGCCGCGCGCAGCGCGCGGTCCTGCCGGTCGGCAGCCGCGCGGGTGTTCTGCTGACCCAGGATGGTCCGGATCAGGCTGCTCAGCAGTTCCGGCGGGCGGGTGCGGGGGAAGGGCACCTCCCCGTCCGGCAGGTACTGCGCGGTCAGGCGGCGCGTGACCTCGGGCAGGGTGGCGGGCACCGTGAACGTGGGGGTGGGGCGGGGCATCCGGGCAGGCTAGCGGGCCGCGCGGGCGCACACCGTGCCGGTGCCCGCGTTCCGCCGGGTGCGTGCCGTCAGTACGGGAGGCCCGCGAGGCGCAGCAGTTCCGCGCGGACCTGCCCGGCGTCGCCGGGACGTTCAGCGCGGGACGGGCGGGTCAGGCTCAGGTACAGGGGTTGCAGGGGATCGAGCGTGTGGGGGTGCGGGTCGTCCGCGTCGGGCAGCGAGCCGTGGATGCCCCAGCCGAGCAGCACGCCGACGCCGTACAAGTCACTTTCCGGTCCCAGCGGCTCGCCGCGCGCCGCTTCGGGGCTCTGGAACGCGGCGGTGCCCATGCGCAGGGGCGCCTCGAAGGTTTCCAGGGTGGGTCCGGCCAGGTCGAAATCCACGAGTTTCGCGCCGCCGTCCTCCTCGACGATGATGTTCTCGGGTTTGATGTCGCGGTGCACCAGGCCGCGTTCGTGCAGGTAGCCCAGCGCGTCCAGGAGGTGCACCAGGGTCAGCAGGAAGGCGCGGCGTTCGGTCTTCACGGCGGGCCGCTGCGCGTAGCGGCGGAACAGCACCTCGCCGCGCGCCAGGGTGCTGATCAGCGCGGGCTGGCCGTCCACGACGGTCTGGTCGATCACGCGGACCAGGCGGGGGTGGTGCAGGTCGTGCCCGTGGTCGTATTCCCGCGCGGCGTAGCCGCCCAGGTGCGCGGGGAAGATCTTCACGGCGCAGGGCTGGCCGTCGCGGGCCACGGCGAAGTACACGAGGCTGTGCGAGCCGCGCCCGACCGGACGGACCAGTCGGACGCCGTTTCCCACCACCTGTCCCGCGATAGGCATCTCCATCAAACTACCCCAGGAGTCCGGGGCAGGGGTAGCCGGATCATTCTGAACCCGGTGCAAAGAAGTCGTAGAGTGACGGCTGACATGAGTTACGGACTGGTACTGGGCGGCGGCGGCGCGCGCGGACTGACACACATTGGCGTCTGGCGCGTCCTGGAGGCACACGACCTGCACCCCGCCGTCCTGGCGGGCACCAGCATGGGCGGCCTGGTGGGCGCGTTCATCGCCGCCGGGTACAGCGCCGCCGAGATGGAACGCCTGGCCCGCAGCGTCTCCTGGCGCCGCCTGCTGGACCTGCGCCCCGGGCCGGGCCTGATCCGCCCGGCCGTGGTGAGCGCCTGGCTGGCCGACCACCTGCCCGCCACGTTCGAGGACCTGCGCCTCCCGCTGGCCGTGACCGCCACGGACCTGCTCTCGGGCCGCGCGGTGTACCTCACGCGCGGCAACCTGCACGACGCGCTGCGCGCCACCACCGCGTACCCCGGCGCCGTCGAGCCCATCGCGCAGGAGGACATGCTCCTGGCGGACGGCGGCATCCTGAACCAGGTGCCGGTGGACGCGGCGCTGTTCCTGGGCGCGCGGCGCGTCCTGGCTGTGGACGCCACCGCCACGGACCCGCTCACGCCGCCCGAACGGCGCGGGCACCTGTGGCGCCGCTTCACCCGCGAGCCGGGCGGCGCGGACAGCGCGCCGCACCTGGGCACCGTGCAGACTTTGCGCCGCGCGGTGGAGATCATGCAGGCCCAGCTGACCGACGCCCGCGTGGGCCTGTACCGCCCGGACGTCCTGCTGCGCCCCACCCTGCGGGACGTGGACCTGATGAACTTCAACCGCGCGGACGTGGCCGTGCAGTCCGGCGTGGACGCCGCCCAGGCGCAGCTGCCGCGCCTGCTGACCCTGACCGGCTGATGCGGCAGGCACGGCCGGGACAGCTCACCCCCGCGCCGCGCCCCGTCCGTCCGGTATTCTGCGCGGTGCATGACAGCCCCTGAGTCCACCCCCGCCCCGAACAAGCCCCCGCAGACCGCCCTACAGAAACTGTGGAAGGAGATTCTGGAGCCCATCGTGTTCGCGGTGGTGATCACGCAGTTCGTGGCGACCCTGGTGGGCGTGGACGGCGTGAGCATGATGCCGAACCTCCGCAACGGGGAGCGCGTGTTCGTGCCGAAGTACGAGACGTGGCTGCACAAGGCGGGCGTGGGTGACTTCAAGCGCGGGGACATCCTGATCTTCAAACCGCCCCGCGAGGCCAGCGCGAAGATCGAGAACCTGAACAAGAGCGCGTTCGGGCTGTGGTCGTACCGGCCGTTCCTGATCAAACGCCTGATCGGCCTGCCCGGCGACCGGATCAGCATTCAGGCGGGCGAGGTGACCCTGAACGGGCAGCAGCTGGACTCCAGCTG
This genomic interval carries:
- a CDS encoding endonuclease III domain-containing protein, which encodes MPRPTPTFTVPATLPEVTRRLTAQYLPDGEVPFPRTRPPELLSSLIRTILGQQNTRAAADRQDRALRAAYPQWEAALLDGPDGIEDTLRGAGGGLHRSKAASVHGILSALAGPEEDGPLSLEHLADLSDDDARAALEALPGVGRHTASLTLLFDLHRPAMPVEGNLDRLARRLEWVPDPWTAARVERWFDAAVPRTTPERLRLHVAGVRHGREVCLSRHPRCGACVLADLCPSAALLRPR
- a CDS encoding serine/threonine-protein kinase, producing the protein MPIAGQVVGNGVRLVRPVGRGSHSLVYFAVARDGQPCAVKIFPAHLGGYAAREYDHGHDLHHPRLVRVIDQTVVDGQPALISTLARGEVLFRRYAQRPAVKTERRAFLLTLVHLLDALGYLHERGLVHRDIKPENIIVEEDGGAKLVDFDLAGPTLETFEAPLRMGTAAFQSPEAARGEPLGPESDLYGVGVLLGWGIHGSLPDADDPHPHTLDPLQPLYLSLTRPSRAERPGDAGQVRAELLRLAGLPY
- a CDS encoding patatin-like phospholipase family protein, which codes for MSYGLVLGGGGARGLTHIGVWRVLEAHDLHPAVLAGTSMGGLVGAFIAAGYSAAEMERLARSVSWRRLLDLRPGPGLIRPAVVSAWLADHLPATFEDLRLPLAVTATDLLSGRAVYLTRGNLHDALRATTAYPGAVEPIAQEDMLLADGGILNQVPVDAALFLGARRVLAVDATATDPLTPPERRGHLWRRFTREPGGADSAPHLGTVQTLRRAVEIMQAQLTDARVGLYRPDVLLRPTLRDVDLMNFNRADVAVQSGVDAAQAQLPRLLTLTG
- the lepB gene encoding signal peptidase I translates to MTAPESTPAPNKPPQTALQKLWKEILEPIVFAVVITQFVATLVGVDGVSMMPNLRNGERVFVPKYETWLHKAGVGDFKRGDILIFKPPREASAKIENLNKSAFGLWSYRPFLIKRLIGLPGDRISIQAGEVTLNGQQLDSSWTTAFWQAQGCWDTQSEVANSITSASIAGSPVNVVPDRKEFTVPEGQYFVMGDNRTATGSEDSRIMGSIPRRDVAGRAAAVVWPIMRKANVKYNCLSPNEAPEFSGANELNWRLLSRPAGFGQLK